CAAGGCATACTGTTAAATGGTGTGACAGGCTCGGGCAAAACCGAAGTGTATCTACAAGCGATGGAGCAGGTGTTGGCACAGGGTCGGCAGGTGCTGATTATGGTGCCTGAGATAGGGCTGACCCCACAAAGTCGGGAGCGGTTCTCGGCACGCTTTGGGGCGAATGTCGTGGTGTTACATTCATCATTAAACGACAAAGAACGGCTGTCGGGGTGGCAGGCGTGTCGGCAAGGTCAGGCTCAAATCATCATCGCCACACGTTCGGCACTGTTTTATCCCTTTGCTAATTTGGGGCTGATTATCATCGATGAAGCTCATGACACAAGCTTTAAACAGCAAGACCATCTGCGATATCACGCCTGTGATGTGGCGTTATATGTGGGGGTGCTAAAACAAATCCCCGTGGTACTAGGCACGGCAACGCCCAGTCTTGAACAAATCAAGCTTGTCCGTGATGGCAAACTGCATGAATGCAAACTGACCAAACGGGCAGGGGGTGCGATACCGCCTACGTTTCGCCTTGTGGACATGAGAGTAGGCACGCTGTGGCAGACGGACATGGCAGGCGAGAGCCGTGATACTGAACTGGCTCATCAGACGGTGCAAGCGGTGCGTGAGACCTTAGGGCGGGGCGAGCAGGTGCTAATGTTCCTAAATCGGCGTGGTTATGCTCCGATACTCTTATGCGGGGCGTGTGGTTGGCAAGCGGACTGCGTGCGGTGTAGCAGTCATCTGACCCTGCACAAAAACCCCTTCAAAAAAGCACGCCATGCCAATGAGCAGTATCTGTATGATTATCTAAAATGCCATCATTGTGGTTATCAGGTGGTTACGCCCAAGGTGTGTCCGAGTTGTCATAGCCCAAATCTTGTGCATTTGGGGCAAGGGACAGGGCAGTTGTACGAAAGGTTGCATGGTATTTTTGCCAATCCACAAACCGTCCAAAACCCCTACCCCATCGTGCAGATAGACCGTGATACGGTGCGTGGCAAGGGGGCGTGGGACAAGCTGTATGAGCGTGTTAGCACAGGCGAGCCGATGATATTGGTAGGCACACAAATGCTGGCAAAGGGTCATCATTTTCCTAATGTGACATTGGTGGTGATTGTCAATGCTGACAGTGGCTTTTTGTCGCCTGATTTTCGTTCGCCCGAACACACCGCCCAGACGATAATGCAGGTGGCAGGACGGGCAGGGCGTGCAGGACGGGCAGGGGAAGTGCTGATACAGACCCTAAACCCTGATAATCCGTTACTGCTTGATTTGATACGCCATGGCTATGATAAATTCGCTCATGACTTATTGGCAGAGCGGTATGGATTGGGACTGCCACCGTGTAGCCATGCAGTACTGGTTCGGGCAGATGGTCATCGGCTTGATGTCGCCAAAAATGCCATCATCGGAGCAAAAAATCATCTGCCCCACGCCCATCCCTTTGCCGTGCTTGCCCCCATTGATGCCCCGATGGTCAAGAAAAACAACCGCTTTCATGTGCAGATGCTCATCCTTGCCAAAGAACGCAAAGTACTACATGATGTGCTGGCATGGTGGTGGCAGGACGTGCTTGCCCTGCCCAGCTCTCGGGGGGTCAAGATGGCGATAGACATTGACCCTGTGGGGTGGTAGGCTTGATAAAAACGCCCAAACGATGTGGTTTGGGCGTTTTGTTGTTGGGTGGTTATTGGGCGGTAGTGGATGAGACTTGGATTTTTTGCAAATCTTCAGAGAGCCATTTCTTCTGAATCTCTGCCAAGCGTCCGTTTTCTTTGAGCTTTTTGATGCCAGCATTGATGTCATCTAACAGCTTGGTATTTTGTTTATCCACAATAACCCCAACGTGAGCTTCGGCGACAGATTGGCTTTCGTAGGGATTGCTTTCTAAGTTGAGCTGGGGAAAACTTTTTGCAAAGTGGTCAGCGATAGAACCTTGGATGGCAAAGACGTCAATCTTGTCTTGGGCAAGAGCTTCGACCAAACTATAAGGGGTGGGGTACTCGGTAAGCTCAGCATAACCACCCACCGCTTCGATGTCTGCACGCTGTTTACCGCCAACGATGATGCCAACACGCTTGCCTGCCAACGATGTCAAACCATCATAAGTGCCAGAGCCTTTGACATAATTTTTGAAAGGATTTGTAAAGTTTTGTGTGTACGATAGTTTTTTTGTTAGGGCGTGCCTGCCTTTGGTATTTGCCATGAAAAATGAGAAAAATCGCATGTTTTTCAAGGAAAAAACAAAGGCTGTGAGTTTTCTATCAGGCAAGTTTTTATTATGAAAAACAATCCGACCACTTAACTGGGTAAATTTTAAGATTTTCACTTAATTTTTAAATTAAATCTCTTTCCAAACTAAAAATAAACCCTTATAAGTATTGGGGTTGAAGTTTTTAAAAATCCATAAAAATCAGGATTTGGAAAGAAGTCTATTAAGTGGTCGGATAGCCATTTTTCATGCAAAAATTGATAAAAGCGTTAAATTTTCATCGTTTTTATAAAGAATGTTACACCCAACGAATTTGATATTTACCACAGGCTTTGTAGGGACGTGCTGAGCACGTCCTTTGATAATACACCAATTTTATAGGCGTGCTCAGCACGCCCCTACATCCATACAGCATTACGTTTATAGTAATTTTAAAGTTTATTGGGTGTATCAACGTTCAACACGCCCTAATCTTTTATGTAAAAAATAAGTCATGCTAATCGGATGTTGGCATGACTTGTGTTGAAAAGATGGTTTTTTAAGAATCACTCTTTACGTGGCACGCTATCCACGTCAATGGCGTCTTTCATGAGTTCGTCGCTGATGGTTACGCCTTGATTTTGGGCGTGTTTGGGGCTGACATAGAGCGTGAGCTTGTTCATGACCTCAGGGGCGATGTCGGTAGGCTTGGTGCCGTCTAGGGTCTGGGCGACCAGTTTGGCAGTGGTTACCCCAAAATCAAAATCATTAACCCCAAGCCCTGCACTCGCCCCACGTCTGACACTAAACTCATCGGATGCGATGACGGGGATTTTTAACTCATTGGCAACCCCAACCATGGCTTCCATTGCCGATGCTACGCCATTATCAAGGGACGTGTAAATCAAATCGGCACGCCCGCCCAAAGCACGAGTGGCGGCAGCGACATCAGATGAGCGGTTGGCAGGCACGTCCACAAGGGTCATGCCACGTTTGGGTAGTTCGATGGCAAGCTGTTCTTTGATGACCAC
This Moraxella sp. K1664 DNA region includes the following protein-coding sequences:
- a CDS encoding primosomal protein N' yields the protein MLIQVALPVPLYRLFDYRVIGVLPKVGVRVKVPFSHQELIGIVVGHVHPNDSDVPQNKLKSLIDVIDDEPIFDEYFFKLARWLSSYYHHPFGDTMAVMLPTLIKAGVDVSDDIRRYRVPAHVDDDFVKNVLSKTAKKQHADFAVIRDNPNATKHALRMLGVTERNLALFVQKELIECHTAPNIPPPPAQVVQKPLTLNDEQRSALTEISQCIHDGCYQGILLNGVTGSGKTEVYLQAMEQVLAQGRQVLIMVPEIGLTPQSRERFSARFGANVVVLHSSLNDKERLSGWQACRQGQAQIIIATRSALFYPFANLGLIIIDEAHDTSFKQQDHLRYHACDVALYVGVLKQIPVVLGTATPSLEQIKLVRDGKLHECKLTKRAGGAIPPTFRLVDMRVGTLWQTDMAGESRDTELAHQTVQAVRETLGRGEQVLMFLNRRGYAPILLCGACGWQADCVRCSSHLTLHKNPFKKARHANEQYLYDYLKCHHCGYQVVTPKVCPSCHSPNLVHLGQGTGQLYERLHGIFANPQTVQNPYPIVQIDRDTVRGKGAWDKLYERVSTGEPMILVGTQMLAKGHHFPNVTLVVIVNADSGFLSPDFRSPEHTAQTIMQVAGRAGRAGRAGEVLIQTLNPDNPLLLDLIRHGYDKFAHDLLAERYGLGLPPCSHAVLVRADGHRLDVAKNAIIGAKNHLPHAHPFAVLAPIDAPMVKKNNRFHVQMLILAKERKVLHDVLAWWWQDVLALPSSRGVKMAIDIDPVGW
- a CDS encoding transporter substrate-binding domain-containing protein — encoded protein: MANTKGRHALTKKLSYTQNFTNPFKNYVKGSGTYDGLTSLAGKRVGIIVGGKQRADIEAVGGYAELTEYPTPYSLVEALAQDKIDVFAIQGSIADHFAKSFPQLNLESNPYESQSVAEAHVGVIVDKQNTKLLDDINAGIKKLKENGRLAEIQKKWLSEDLQKIQVSSTTAQ